TTTTTCTCTGGAAACATTGGCACATCGCCCAGCACAGAGCACATCAAATGTCTCAATATATTGAAGTTCCTCTTCCGTAAATTGGATAGGATTTTTATCTGCTGCTCCTTCTTGATTCCACATCAAAAAAATGCGGTCGCCATCTTCCTTCAATTCCACAAGGCTGTATCCACTGGAGCCTTTTTCCCTTCGACAAGCACACATATCCACACCCAAATTCTTCAATGTGTCCTGCAAATATCCTGCCGCCAAATCTCTAGCAAAAACACCTAAAAAGCCAGCTTCTTCGCCCAGTAATGCGACATTACAGGCAATATTATACTCATTTCCTCCCGGAAACATTTCCTTATGTGCTGGATAGATGTCCATTGTCGGTACACCCGTCCCCAATATTCGTATTTTTCTCATTCGTCTTTCTTTTCTTCCCAAAAATTTACTGGCTCATAATCTTGCAATTGAGCCAAAAATCCCCTCTCTTTCAATTTTTCTTGAACCAAATCAAGAATCTCACTGCTTTCTGCCACAATGGTGTGGTAGTGATATCCGGCCGTTGTATTCTTCAGTAGACTTGATTTTCCCGTGCGAATATCTTCCATAAAGCGTTCAATATCGATGCGGCTTTTAATATCCAATTTGGCACGCACCACGCCGTAAGCTCTATGATAGACAAATACATCCTCAACCACTGCTCCACAATCGACAATTAAGCTCAACTCCTCCTCCACCTCATTGTCACTGTGAACAACTTTAAAAATTCTTTTTGCTTTCTTGTTCAGACAAATATAGCCCGAACTGGTTGCTACGATTTCATCGCCTGATGCACGCAATATTGCCATATCCTGTACTATGACTTGTCTACTCACTGCACAGAGTCTTGCCAATTCCTTTCCAGAAACAGGAATGCTACTCTCTTTAAGAATTTTCATTATCTTTTCTCTTCGTTTTGCTGCCTCCATATATTTCCTCAATCTTTTCTTTTAATGCTATGCGATAGGGTTTTTCCAATTTTGCCTGCTGAAGAATCTCATCCTGACAAAATACTTCTTCGGCTTCGCCCTCTGCCAATATTTTACCATGAAATAACACCATGACACGCTCAAAATTTTCTAACACAAAATCCATGTCGTGCAAGATAGCAATCACACATTTTCCCTTTGCCCTGAGCACTTTAATGATATTTGCAATTCTATCCTTTCCCACACTATCTTGTGCAATGGTTGGCTCATCAAGAATCATAACTTTTGGATCCATTGCAATAACACTGGCAATTGCGATCATCTTTCTTTCTTGTAAACTCAAATCATAGGGATTGGCCTGTGCTTGATGGGAAAGTCCCACCATCTCTAGTGCCTCGTTTGCCATTTCTTCAGCATTTTTCATTCCTAAATTTTTCGGGCCAAACATCACTTCTTGTAAGACATTCGATTGAAAGATTTGGTCATCTGGATTTTGGAACACATAGCCAACCTCTTTCGCTAGGCTTGCCACCGTTTTTTCCTTGATATTCTCTCTGCCATATAGAATATCACCTTTCTGCGGGCTCAACAATCCCTTTAGTAATTTGACTAAAGTGGTCTTTCCCGCACCATTTTCTCCCACAATCGCAGTAGAACGGGCATCTAGAGAAAGAGAGAAATCT
This region of Lachnospiraceae bacterium oral taxon 096 genomic DNA includes:
- a CDS encoding transcription repressor NadR, with amino-acid sequence MEAAKRREKIMKILKESSIPVSGKELARLCAVSRQVIVQDMAILRASGDEIVATSSGYICLNKKAKRIFKVVHSDNEVEEELSLIVDCGAVVEDVFVYHRAYGVVRAKLDIKSRIDIERFMEDIRTGKSSLLKNTTAGYHYHTIVAESSEILDLVQEKLKERGFLAQLQDYEPVNFWEEKKDE